The proteins below are encoded in one region of Hordeum vulgare subsp. vulgare chromosome 3H, MorexV3_pseudomolecules_assembly, whole genome shotgun sequence:
- the LOC123440536 gene encoding putative laccase-5, whose amino-acid sequence MAAPRGLRRHAAASACPLLLAFAVLLALPGLAAGVTRRYTFNVGMTSVTRLCGTKSIPTVNGQFPGPRLDAREGDRVVVTVHNRMSRNVSFHWHGIRQLRNGWADGPAYITQCPVQPGQSYVYDFTVTGQRGTLWWHAHLSWLRVHLYGPLLILPELGVPYPFAAPYKEVPILFGEWFKADTESVISQALQTGAGPNVSDAYTFNGLPGPTYNCSSSKDTYTLKVRPGRTYMLRLINSALNDELFFGIANHTLTVVEADANYIKPFTVTTLVISPGQTMNVLLTTSASPSSQSQSFAMAIAPYTNTQGTFDNTTAAAVLQYDAPTPPSSTQNLPLPALPRYNDTSAVASFTSNFRSLASAQYPARVPQAVDRRVLFTVGLGTDPCPSNQTCQGPNGTKFAASINNNSFVRPRSALLEAHYQRRYAGVLMANFPTTPPHPFNYTGAPPNNTFVAHGTRVVPVKFNTSVELVMQGTAIQGAESHPLHMHGFNFFVVGQGFGNYDPINDPAKYNLVDPVERNTVSVPTAGWVAVRFLADNPGVWLMHCHFDVHLSWGLSMAWMVDDGPLPNQKMLPPPSDLPKC is encoded by the exons ATGGCTGCTCCTCGTGGCCTCCGGCGACACGCCGCCGCCTCCGCATGCCCCCTCCTCCTCGcgttcgccgtcctcctcgcactACCGGGTCTCGCCGCCGGCGTCACCCGGCGCTACACGTTCAAT GTGGGAATGACGAGCGTGACGCGTCTGTGCGGCACCAAGAGCATCCCGACGGTGAACGGGCAGTTCCCGGGGCCGAGGCTGGACGCGCGGGAAGGCGACCGCGTCGTGGTCACGGTCCACAACCGCATGAGCCGCAACGTCTCGTTCCACTG GCACGGGATCCGGCAGCTGCGCAACGGGTGGGCGGACGGGCCGGCGTACATCACGCAGTGCCCGGTCCAGCCGGGGCAGAGCTACGTCTACGACTTCACCGTCACCGGGCAGCGCGGCACGCTGTGGTGGCACGCGCACCTCTCCTGGCTCCGCGTGCACCTCTACGGGCCCCTCCTCATCCTCCCCGAGCTCGGCGTGCCCTACCCCTTCGCCGCCCCCTACAAGGAGGTGCCCATCTTGTTCG GCGAGTGGTTCAAGGCCGATACTGAGTCAGTGATCAGCCAGGCCCTTCAGACTGGCGCTGGCCCAAATGTCTCCGACGCCTACACTTTCAATGGGCTTCCCGGCCCAACTTATAATTGTTCGTCGTCCAAAG ACACGTACACGCTGAAGGTGCGGCCCGGGAGGACGTACATGCTCCGGCTCATCAACTCGGCGCTCAACGACGAGCTCTTCTTCGGCATTGCCAACCACACGCTCACCGTCGTCGAGGCGGACGCCAACTACATCAAGCCCTTCACCGTCACCACGCTCGTCATCTCGCCGGGGCAAACCATGAACGTGCTACTCACCACGTCCGCGAGCCCCTCCTCCCAGTCCCAGTCGTTCGCCATGGCGATCGCGCCCTACACCAACACCCAGGGCACGTTCGAcaacaccaccgccgccgccgtcctccagtACGACGCCCCGACGCCGCCGAGCTCCACCCAGAACCTCCCCCTGCCGGCTCTGCCGCGGTACAACGACACCAGCGCCGTGGCCAGCTTCACGAGCAACTTCCGGAGCCTCGCCAGCGCGCAGTACCCGGCGCGCGTGCCGCAGGCGGTGGACCGGCGCGTCCTGTTCACCGTCGGCCTCGGCACCGACCCCTGCCCGTCCAACCAGACCTGCCAGGGCCCCAACGGCACCAAGTTCGCCGCGTCCATCAACAACAACTCCTTCGTCCGGCCCAGGAGCGCCCTCCTCGAGGCGCACTACCAGCGCCGCTACGCCGGCGTGCTCATGGCCAActtcccgaccacgccgccgcacCCGTTCAACTACACCGGCGCCCCGCCCAACAACACGTTCGTCGCGCACGGCACGAGGGTGGTGCCGGTCAAGTTCAACACCTCGGTGGAACTGGTGATGCAGGGCACCGCCATCCAGGGCGCCGAGAGCCACCCCCTGCACATGCACGGCTTCAACTTCTTCGTGGTAGGCCAAGGGTTCGGCAACTACGACCCCATCAACGATCCGGCCAAGTACAACCTCGTCGACCCCGTCGAACGGAACACCGTCAGCGTGCCCACCGCCGGCTGGGTCGCCGTGCGGTTCCTCGCCGACAACCCAG GTGTGTGGCTTATGCACTGCCACTTCGACGTCCACTTGAGCTGGGGCCTGTCCATGGCATGGATGGTCGACGACGGGCCGCTGCCCAATCAAAAGATGTTGCCTCCGCCGTCCGATCTTCCGAAATGCTGA
- the LOC123440537 gene encoding cyclin-dependent protein kinase inhibitor SMR5-like: MAMESGAEAAAAGYYGGNCGWETPKREECRIPATLPCPAAPRKAAADFGTPRGPPKNGYFQPPDLEALFALAPRRQASCA, translated from the coding sequence ATGGCCATGGAGAGCGGcgcagaggcggcggcggcgggctacTACGGCGGCAACTGCGGGTGGGAGACGCCGAAGCGGGAGGAGTGCCGCATCCCGGCGACGCTGCCCTGCCCCGCGGCGCCGAGGAAGGCGGCGGCTGACTTCGGCACGCCCCGGGGCCCGCCCAAGAACGGCTACTTCCAGCCGCCGGACCTCGAGGCCCTCTTCGCGCTCGCCCCGCGCCGGCAGGCGTCATGCGCCTGA